One region of Juglans regia cultivar Chandler chromosome 4, Walnut 2.0, whole genome shotgun sequence genomic DNA includes:
- the LOC109001245 gene encoding galactan beta-1,4-galactosyltransferase GALS3-like, producing MDKPKEKEKRMLVVGVWNFAAELKLLLTALLILCSLATLLQFFPSRFTISTSDLRFCISRVVTTEMAPPTISTSSAVHSSLLAPPPSSPSPPSQPATTSLRQEDQTLDNGVIKRGFNTYGAAAYSFVTMGAYRGGLNTFAIVGIASKPLHVFAKPTYQCQWVPHLNSSEPISAVGYKILPDWGYGRVYTVVVVNCTFSQPINTDNSGGTLLLYASTSGGGDRSFNVTDTIQALTESPGSLNLALFTSKPKYDYLYCGSSLYGNLSPQRLREWIAYHVRLFGERSHFVIHDAGGIHEEMLEVLRPWMEKGFVTLQDIREQERFDGYYHNQFMVVNDCLHRYKFMAKWMFFFDVDEYIYVPPKSTIKTVLDSLSNYSQFTIEQMPMSSKLCLYEPAGRTYRRWGFEKLVYRDVVKGIRRDRKYAVQPRNVYATGVHMSQNLAGKTTHKTEGRIKYFHYHGTIAVRREPCRNLINSTEIIFEKIPYVMDTTMRDAAGSVKNFELKMIGSRLQRTRQ from the exons ATGGATAAACCtaaggagaaagagaagaggaTGTTGGTGGTGGGAGTGTGGAATTTTGCAGCAGAGCTTAAGCTGTTGTTAACTGCTCTTCTAATACTCTGCAGTTTGGCCACTCTTCTCCAGTTCTTTCCTTCTCGTTTCACCATCTCCACCTCCGATCTCCGCTTCTGCATCTCCAGGGTCGTCACCACCGAGATGGCCCCACCCACCATTTCCACTTCATCTGCCGTACATTCTTCCCTACTCGCCCCCCCACCTTCTTCACCGTCACCGCCGTCTCAGCCGGCGACAACGTCCCTTCGGCAAGAAGATCAGACGCTTGATAATGGCGTTATCAAGCGTGGCTTCAATACTTACGGCGCGGCCGCCTACAGCTTCGTCACTATGGGGGCTTACAGAGGAGGCCTCAACACCTTTGCCATTGTGGGTATAGCTTCCAAGCCACTCCATGTCTTTGCCAAGCCGACCTACCAGTGCCAGTGGGTCCCACATCTCAACTCCTCCGAACCCATTTCCGCCGTCGGCTACAAGATCCTCCCGGACTGGGGCTACGGCCGGGTCTACACTGTCGTTGTCGTCAACTGCACCTTCTCTCAACCCATCAATACCGACAACTCCGGCGGAACATTACTCCTCTACGCCTCCACCTCCGGTGGCGGTGACCGCAGCTTCAACGTCACGGACACCATCCAGGCCTTGACAGAGTCTCCCGGATCCTTGAATCTCGCATTGTTTACTTCAAAACCCAAGTACGATTATCTGTATTGTGGCTCGTCCTTGTATGGGAATTTGAGTCCCCAGAGACTGAGGGAGTGGATAGCGTACCACGTTAGATTGTTCGGGGAGAGATCGCATTTTGTGATACACGACGCGGGTGGGATTCATGAGGAGATGTTGGAGGTGTTGAGACCATGGATGGAAAAGGGCTTTGTGACGTTGCAAGATATAAGGGAGCAGGAAAGATTTGACGGGTACTATCACAACCAGTTCATGGTGGTGAATGATTGCTTGCATAGGTACAAGTTTATGGCTAAGTGGATGTTCTTCTTTGACGTTGATGAGTATATATATGTGCCGCCCAAAAGCACCATTAAAACGGTGCTCGATTCGCTTTCCAACTACTCGCAGTTCACCATTGAGCAGATGCCCATGAGCAGTAAGCTATGCCTTTACGAACCTGCCGGCAGAACCTACAG GAGGTGGGGGTTTGAAAAGCTTGTATATAGGGATGTGGTGAAAGGAATTAGGAGGGACCGCAAATACGCTGTGCAACCGCGCAATGTATATGCCACTGGGGTACATATGTCACAAAACCTCGCTGGTAAAACAACTCATAAAACGGAGGGCCGAATCAAATACTTCCATTACCATGGAACCATAGCAGTCCGGCGCGAACCATGCCGGAACCTAATAAACTCGACAGAgatcatatttgaaaaaatcccaTATGTCATGGACACCACAATGAGAGATGCTGCTGGGTCTGTGAAGAACTTCGAGCTGAAAATGATTGGATCCAGGCTACAAAGGACACGGCAATGA
- the LOC109001236 gene encoding uncharacterized protein LOC109001236, with the protein MLKNIWRNENKVNPGQTTSHDLADHDNHHSADHENPVPNKQLSADSLLQRSKSCGEGRGSAPADELTRRLPKPDAAVEDDRNMEPCEKGFKCDLLCLFLQVFCVGNGVSPGNEEVAIAEVISRTVSMEKFECGSWASSAICRGSDENGDSKHLYFDLPLELIRSSVTDDANSPVTAAFVFDKNRKGVLKKNGTKSNESSLRHVRFSTSCPDSPTLCISPRLLKAREDFTAFLEAQSK; encoded by the coding sequence atgttgaaaaatatttggagaaacGAAAACAAAGTGAATCCTGGTCAGACCACCAGTCATGATCTTGCTGATCATGATAATCACCATTCTGCAGATCATGAAAATCCAGTTCCCAACAAGCAATTATCTGCAGATTCTCTGTTACAAAGAAGCAAGTCATGCGGTGAAGGAAGAGGAAGTGCTCCTGCGGATGAACTGACGCGTAGACTGCCTAAACCAGATGCTGCCGTTGAAGATGACAGGAACATGGAACCTTGCGAAAAGGGTTTCAAATGTGATCTTCTGTGCCTGTTCTTGCAAGTGTTTTGCGTGGGAAACGGAGTGAGTCCCGGAAATGAAGAAGTAGCGATCGCAGAAGTCATATCAAGGACAGTTTCCATGGAAAAATTCGAATGTGGGTCGTGGGCTTCATCCGCCATATGTCGTGGCAGTGATGAAAATGGAGACTCAAAGCATCTGTACTTCGATCTGCCATTGGAGTTGATCCGAAGTAGCGTGACTGACGATGCAAATTCACCGGTGACAGCAGCTTTTGTCTTCGACAAAAATCGTAAAGGAGTTCTAAAGAAGAATGGCACGAAATCAAATGAATCTTCGCTTCGCCATGTTCGTTTTTCTACATCGTGCCCTGACTCGCCAACTTTATGCATTTCGCCTCGATTGCTCAAGGCAAGGGAGGACTTCACTGCTTTCCTAGAAGcacaaagtaaataa